From Oceanipulchritudo coccoides, the proteins below share one genomic window:
- a CDS encoding UvrB/UvrC motif-containing protein, whose product MAKPEQCGNCTKPATIHLTQIINNKIHKVDLCEDCPFKKGVTDPEGFSLADFLVQSPASLISDKSLKCEACGFSPADFKKTGRFGCPQCYDTFHEILEPMLSNMHKDVVHRGKVPERALARMSRKRRLDQLERDLEESIKSENYEDSARLRDLIAEARTALETT is encoded by the coding sequence ATGGCTAAACCTGAGCAGTGCGGTAACTGTACAAAACCGGCAACCATTCACCTGACCCAGATCATCAACAACAAAATCCACAAAGTGGACTTGTGTGAGGATTGTCCTTTCAAGAAAGGGGTAACGGATCCGGAGGGCTTTTCGCTGGCCGATTTTCTTGTCCAGTCACCAGCCTCCCTGATTTCGGACAAATCCCTCAAGTGTGAGGCCTGCGGATTCAGTCCGGCCGATTTCAAGAAGACTGGTCGTTTTGGATGCCCTCAGTGCTATGATACTTTCCACGAGATCCTTGAGCCGATGTTATCAAACATGCACAAGGACGTCGTTCATCGCGGCAAGGTGCCGGAGCGCGCCCTTGCCCGGATGAGCCGCAAGCGGCGCCTGGATCAACTTGAGCGCGATCTTGAGGAATCCATCAAGTCGGAGAACTACGAGGATTCAGCGCGGCTGAGAGACCTCATTGCCGAGGCCCGTACAGCCCTGGAAACTACCTGA